In Phyllopteryx taeniolatus isolate TA_2022b chromosome 1, UOR_Ptae_1.2, whole genome shotgun sequence, the following proteins share a genomic window:
- the LOC133486672 gene encoding uncharacterized protein LOC133486672 isoform X1 — protein MSTLELMKKQCFTSGTLSSASLKKRFIRRGRVAPKANSKDVNTDCHLCRCFIVSKSVRRILTVCLLSFLALLGSVSIDLSSNFELLHSTEAAYEELASCRTVAILDLVSKLQMMRHLLSKDMGNETFNASVSAVVVPMLNLCDDVVGLGNGYGLHCHVEVAEFCQEIERSAHALLNASLDTNGTRENDASALNVFIGGLLDMWATEEDTVSKARHDSNWRDVLSARLLLTFIELNHQLMDFPHMAALPVFQEKWIYVLKHLSFAALMTEQLHDCWLENIDAKFNSSQYFKHIFNTNLWEITDSGKELSGSHAGLQALTDTQQCLFGRAVPVLRMTSRSVSSGLSMKISLLAIACLIYPVVMFSFKQMTEWIQNYAHNLTEKTEDLRRQRKLAEDLLHQMLPKSVAKQLRRQKHVEAESYEKVTIFFSDIVGFTSISASCTPLQVVEMLNNLYICFDTRIDSYDVYKVETIGDAYMVVSGLPERNGDRHADEIAKMALDLVTAVRQVSIPHMPNQRLQLRAGIHTGPCVAGIVGYKMPRYCLFGDTVNTASRMESTSLPQKIHTSSETYLALIKDYAYELQLRGEIEVKGKGKMYTYWLIGHKNYSVQNDSLVCHWNPNMAMKKKTEASCDVSVGNSSVTVQSLNENTTTPLPNHTPPQPRSEKADLSVAAQMGPSGSSRATLGSMIGGLQGGNESSLPTQCRSSSGEDKWDILPGSTNNNNNNNNKLSHYWNLYNGIIRDS, from the exons ATGTCAACGCTGGAATTGATGAAAAAGCAGTGTTTCACATCAGGGACACTGTCCTCTGCTTCTCTAAAAAAACGATTTATCAGAAGGGGAAGAGTCGCTCCGAAGGCCAACTCCAAAGATGTGAACACAGACTGTCATTTGTGCAG GTGCTTCATAGTCTCCAAATCTGTTCGACGGATTCTGACAGTGTGCCTCCTCTCTTTCCTGGCCCTGCTTGGTTCTGTATCCATTGACCTCAGCTCCAATTTTGAGTTGCTCCACTCTACAGAGGCTGCTTATGAAGAGCTGGCATCATGCAGGACAGTAGCCATCTTGGACCTGGTCAGTAAGCTTCAAATGATGCGGCATCTTTTAAGCAAAGACATGGGAAATGAGACGTTCAATGCCAGTGTTTCTGCGGTTGTAGTGCCCATGTTGAATCTGTGTGATGACGTAGTGGGCCTTGGCAATGGCTATGGGCTCCATTGCCATGTTGAGGTGGCTGAATTTTGCCAGGAGATTGAAAGAAGTGCTCACGCATTGTTGAACGCTTCATTGGATACAAACGGAACGAGAGAAAACGACGCCTCTGCTCTGAATGTGTTCATTGGAGGACTTCTTGATATGTGGGCTACAGAAGAAGACACTGTAAGCAAAGCCAGACATGACTCAAACTGGAGAGATGTTTTATCTGCAAGACTTCTGCTCACATTTATAGAGCTCAACCACCAGTTAATGGACTTTCCCCATATGGCAGCGCTGCCTGTCTTCCAGGAAAAGTGGATTTATGTATTAAAGCACCTGAGCTTCGCTGCACTCATGACAGAACAACTGCATGACTGCTGGTTAGAGAACATAGATGCAAAGTTCAACTCAAGCCAGTATTTCAAACACATCTTCAACACAAATCTTTGGGAGATCACGGACTCAGGCAAAGAGCTGTCCGGGTCCCACGCTGGACTCCAAGCTCTGACCGACACTCAGCAGTGCTTGTTTGGTCGTGCGGTGCCAGTACTCAGAATGACATCTCGCTCGGTGTCTTCGGGCCTCAGTATGAAGATCAGTCTACTGGCAATTGCCTGTCTCATCTACCCGGTGGTCATGTTCTCTTTCAAGCAAATGACTGAGTGGATACAAAACTATGCACACAATTTAACAGAGAAGACAGAGGACCTGAGACGTCAAAGGAAGCTGGCTGAAGATCTCCTGCACCAAATGCTGCCAAAATCAGTAGCCAAACAGCTCCGCCGGCAAAAACATGTGGAGGCGGAGAGCTATGAGAAG GTGACCATTTTCTTCTCGGACATTGTTGGTTTCACCTCCATCTCAGCCTCCTGCACTCCTCTACAAGTCGTGGAGATGCTCAACAACCTGTACATTTGCTTTGACACACGAATCGACTCCTATGATGTATACAAG GTTGAAACAATTGGGGATGCATACATGGTGGTGAGTGGCCTTCCCGAGAGGAACGGGGACAGACATGCAGACGAGATTGCCAAGATGGCTCTGGATCTGGTTACGGCCGTTCGACAGGTGTCTATTCCTCACATGCCCAACCAGAGGCTGCAGCTCCGAGCTGGAATCCACACAG GTCCTTGTGTGGCAGGAATAGTGGGCTACAAGATGCCTAGATACTGTCTGTTTGGGGATACGGTGAATACAGCATCTAGAATGGAATCCACTAGCCTGC CTCAAAAAATCCACACTAGTTCCGAAACCTACTTGGCCCTTATCAAAGACTACGCTTATGAGCTGCAGCTTCGTGGCGAAATTGAAGTCAAG GGTAAAGGCAAAATGTACACGTACTGGTTGATTGGCCATAAGAACTACAGTGTCCAGAATGACAGTCTGGTTTGCCACTGGAATCCCAACATGGCGATGAAAAAGAAGACCGAAGCAAGCTGTGATGTCTCTGTGGGAAAT TCATCAGTGACAGTGCAGAGCCTCAATGAAAACACCACCACCCCGTTGCCCAATCACACGCCACCGCAGCCTCGATCCGAGAAAGCGGACCTGAGTGTGGCGGCTCAGATGGGGCCTTCAGGCAGCAGCCGTGCCACCCTGGGCTCCATGATTGGGGGACTACAGGGAGGGAACGAGTCCTCTTTGCCCACTCAGTGCAGAAGCAGCAGTGGTGAAGACAAATGGGACATTCTGCCTGGctccacaaacaacaacaacaacaacaacaacaaactcagTCATTACTGGAACTTATATAACGGAATAATAAGGGATTCATAA
- the LOC133486672 gene encoding receptor-type guanylate cyclase gcy-4 isoform X3, producing MSTLELMKKQCFTSGTLSSASLKKRFIRRGRVAPKANSKDVNTDCHLCRCFIVSKSVRRILTVCLLSFLALLGSVSIDLSSNFELLHSTEAAYEELASCRTVAILDLVTIFFSDIVGFTSISASCTPLQVVEMLNNLYICFDTRIDSYDVYKVETIGDAYMVVSGLPERNGDRHADEIAKMALDLVTAVRQVSIPHMPNQRLQLRAGIHTGPCVAGIVGYKMPRYCLFGDTVNTASRMESTSLPQKIHTSSETYLALIKDYAYELQLRGEIEVKGKGKMYTYWLIGHKNYSVQNDSLVCHWNPNMAMKKKTEASCDVSVGNSSVTVQSLNENTTTPLPNHTPPQPRSEKADLSVAAQMGPSGSSRATLGSMIGGLQGGNESSLPTQCRSSSGEDKWDILPGSTNNNNNNNNKLSHYWNLYNGIIRDS from the exons ATGTCAACGCTGGAATTGATGAAAAAGCAGTGTTTCACATCAGGGACACTGTCCTCTGCTTCTCTAAAAAAACGATTTATCAGAAGGGGAAGAGTCGCTCCGAAGGCCAACTCCAAAGATGTGAACACAGACTGTCATTTGTGCAG GTGCTTCATAGTCTCCAAATCTGTTCGACGGATTCTGACAGTGTGCCTCCTCTCTTTCCTGGCCCTGCTTGGTTCTGTATCCATTGACCTCAGCTCCAATTTTGAGTTGCTCCACTCTACAGAGGCTGCTTATGAAGAGCTGGCATCATGCAGGACAGTAGCCATCTTGGACCTG GTGACCATTTTCTTCTCGGACATTGTTGGTTTCACCTCCATCTCAGCCTCCTGCACTCCTCTACAAGTCGTGGAGATGCTCAACAACCTGTACATTTGCTTTGACACACGAATCGACTCCTATGATGTATACAAG GTTGAAACAATTGGGGATGCATACATGGTGGTGAGTGGCCTTCCCGAGAGGAACGGGGACAGACATGCAGACGAGATTGCCAAGATGGCTCTGGATCTGGTTACGGCCGTTCGACAGGTGTCTATTCCTCACATGCCCAACCAGAGGCTGCAGCTCCGAGCTGGAATCCACACAG GTCCTTGTGTGGCAGGAATAGTGGGCTACAAGATGCCTAGATACTGTCTGTTTGGGGATACGGTGAATACAGCATCTAGAATGGAATCCACTAGCCTGC CTCAAAAAATCCACACTAGTTCCGAAACCTACTTGGCCCTTATCAAAGACTACGCTTATGAGCTGCAGCTTCGTGGCGAAATTGAAGTCAAG GGTAAAGGCAAAATGTACACGTACTGGTTGATTGGCCATAAGAACTACAGTGTCCAGAATGACAGTCTGGTTTGCCACTGGAATCCCAACATGGCGATGAAAAAGAAGACCGAAGCAAGCTGTGATGTCTCTGTGGGAAAT TCATCAGTGACAGTGCAGAGCCTCAATGAAAACACCACCACCCCGTTGCCCAATCACACGCCACCGCAGCCTCGATCCGAGAAAGCGGACCTGAGTGTGGCGGCTCAGATGGGGCCTTCAGGCAGCAGCCGTGCCACCCTGGGCTCCATGATTGGGGGACTACAGGGAGGGAACGAGTCCTCTTTGCCCACTCAGTGCAGAAGCAGCAGTGGTGAAGACAAATGGGACATTCTGCCTGGctccacaaacaacaacaacaacaacaacaacaaactcagTCATTACTGGAACTTATATAACGGAATAATAAGGGATTCATAA
- the LOC133486672 gene encoding uncharacterized protein LOC133486672 isoform X2, which translates to MSTLELMKKQCFTSGTLSSASLKKRFIRRGRVAPKANSKDVNTDCHLCRCFIVSKSVRRILTVCLLSFLALLGSVSIDLSSNFELLHSTEAAYEELASCRTVAILDLVSKLQMMRHLLSKDMGNETFNASVSAVVVPMLNLCDDVVGLGNGYGLHCHVEVAEFCQEIERSAHALLNASLDTNGTRENDASALNVFIGGLLDMWATEEDTVSKARHDSNWRDVLSARLLLTFIELNHQLMDFPHMAALPVFQEKWIYVLKHLSFAALMTEQLHDCWLENIDAKFNSSQYFKHIFNTNLWEITDSGKELSGSHAGLQALTDTQQCLFGRAVPVLRMTSRSVSSGLSMKISLLAIACLIYPVVMFSFKQMTEWIQNYAHNLTEKTEDLRRQRKLAEDLLHQMLPKSVAKQLRRQKHVEAESYEKVETIGDAYMVVSGLPERNGDRHADEIAKMALDLVTAVRQVSIPHMPNQRLQLRAGIHTGPCVAGIVGYKMPRYCLFGDTVNTASRMESTSLPQKIHTSSETYLALIKDYAYELQLRGEIEVKGKGKMYTYWLIGHKNYSVQNDSLVCHWNPNMAMKKKTEASCDVSVGNSSVTVQSLNENTTTPLPNHTPPQPRSEKADLSVAAQMGPSGSSRATLGSMIGGLQGGNESSLPTQCRSSSGEDKWDILPGSTNNNNNNNNKLSHYWNLYNGIIRDS; encoded by the exons ATGTCAACGCTGGAATTGATGAAAAAGCAGTGTTTCACATCAGGGACACTGTCCTCTGCTTCTCTAAAAAAACGATTTATCAGAAGGGGAAGAGTCGCTCCGAAGGCCAACTCCAAAGATGTGAACACAGACTGTCATTTGTGCAG GTGCTTCATAGTCTCCAAATCTGTTCGACGGATTCTGACAGTGTGCCTCCTCTCTTTCCTGGCCCTGCTTGGTTCTGTATCCATTGACCTCAGCTCCAATTTTGAGTTGCTCCACTCTACAGAGGCTGCTTATGAAGAGCTGGCATCATGCAGGACAGTAGCCATCTTGGACCTGGTCAGTAAGCTTCAAATGATGCGGCATCTTTTAAGCAAAGACATGGGAAATGAGACGTTCAATGCCAGTGTTTCTGCGGTTGTAGTGCCCATGTTGAATCTGTGTGATGACGTAGTGGGCCTTGGCAATGGCTATGGGCTCCATTGCCATGTTGAGGTGGCTGAATTTTGCCAGGAGATTGAAAGAAGTGCTCACGCATTGTTGAACGCTTCATTGGATACAAACGGAACGAGAGAAAACGACGCCTCTGCTCTGAATGTGTTCATTGGAGGACTTCTTGATATGTGGGCTACAGAAGAAGACACTGTAAGCAAAGCCAGACATGACTCAAACTGGAGAGATGTTTTATCTGCAAGACTTCTGCTCACATTTATAGAGCTCAACCACCAGTTAATGGACTTTCCCCATATGGCAGCGCTGCCTGTCTTCCAGGAAAAGTGGATTTATGTATTAAAGCACCTGAGCTTCGCTGCACTCATGACAGAACAACTGCATGACTGCTGGTTAGAGAACATAGATGCAAAGTTCAACTCAAGCCAGTATTTCAAACACATCTTCAACACAAATCTTTGGGAGATCACGGACTCAGGCAAAGAGCTGTCCGGGTCCCACGCTGGACTCCAAGCTCTGACCGACACTCAGCAGTGCTTGTTTGGTCGTGCGGTGCCAGTACTCAGAATGACATCTCGCTCGGTGTCTTCGGGCCTCAGTATGAAGATCAGTCTACTGGCAATTGCCTGTCTCATCTACCCGGTGGTCATGTTCTCTTTCAAGCAAATGACTGAGTGGATACAAAACTATGCACACAATTTAACAGAGAAGACAGAGGACCTGAGACGTCAAAGGAAGCTGGCTGAAGATCTCCTGCACCAAATGCTGCCAAAATCAGTAGCCAAACAGCTCCGCCGGCAAAAACATGTGGAGGCGGAGAGCTATGAGAAG GTTGAAACAATTGGGGATGCATACATGGTGGTGAGTGGCCTTCCCGAGAGGAACGGGGACAGACATGCAGACGAGATTGCCAAGATGGCTCTGGATCTGGTTACGGCCGTTCGACAGGTGTCTATTCCTCACATGCCCAACCAGAGGCTGCAGCTCCGAGCTGGAATCCACACAG GTCCTTGTGTGGCAGGAATAGTGGGCTACAAGATGCCTAGATACTGTCTGTTTGGGGATACGGTGAATACAGCATCTAGAATGGAATCCACTAGCCTGC CTCAAAAAATCCACACTAGTTCCGAAACCTACTTGGCCCTTATCAAAGACTACGCTTATGAGCTGCAGCTTCGTGGCGAAATTGAAGTCAAG GGTAAAGGCAAAATGTACACGTACTGGTTGATTGGCCATAAGAACTACAGTGTCCAGAATGACAGTCTGGTTTGCCACTGGAATCCCAACATGGCGATGAAAAAGAAGACCGAAGCAAGCTGTGATGTCTCTGTGGGAAAT TCATCAGTGACAGTGCAGAGCCTCAATGAAAACACCACCACCCCGTTGCCCAATCACACGCCACCGCAGCCTCGATCCGAGAAAGCGGACCTGAGTGTGGCGGCTCAGATGGGGCCTTCAGGCAGCAGCCGTGCCACCCTGGGCTCCATGATTGGGGGACTACAGGGAGGGAACGAGTCCTCTTTGCCCACTCAGTGCAGAAGCAGCAGTGGTGAAGACAAATGGGACATTCTGCCTGGctccacaaacaacaacaacaacaacaacaacaaactcagTCATTACTGGAACTTATATAACGGAATAATAAGGGATTCATAA